DNA sequence from the Mesotoga sp. UBA6090 genome:
GCGCTCGCCCGTGGGCGGCTCTATAATCACCCTGTCGTACTGCTCTTCCACATAAAGAGTCTCTTTCGTTGGCTTCACGAGGGAATCGCCCCTTACGAGCTTCGAGACGTCGACCCCGACAAGGGAAAGGATAATCTTTGTGAGTCGCCATTTCCTAGGGTCGATTTCAAGTCCGGCGAAGGAAGTGTAGTCGAAGCCTTCTCTCCTGAAGATTGTGTAGAAGGCCCGTCCGTAACCGAAAGCGGGGTCGTAAACGGTCATTCCCGGTTCGATTTCGAGCAGATCGACCATCATATCCAGTATTTCCATCGGCACTATCATGTCAGAATAGAGAAGATTGGAGTCGATCGCAAATGAGAACATTCCCGTGTAGAAGGGGCCTATCAAAAGACCTATGTCCCTAATGGAGAGTCCGTCGATCATGCCGTCGGCGTAAGCGCAGGTTCTGTGGAAGAGGGGCGAGTCTTCTCTGAACGCCCCGCTCAATTCTCCTTTGAAGTCCATGAAAGCAAATTCCGGATGCTCGACGATTAGCTCGGATATCGCGCTCTCCATGAGATCGGCTCTCTCTTTCCCGCTCTTTCCGAAGAACACGAACCTCCAGAAGACGTCACTGAATTGTACGTTCTGTGATAGTTTCTTCAACAAAAGGGAGCTCCAGAAGTATTCGATCGCCTTTTCCGAGAGCATCTTGTTTTGTTGACCGAGTTTGGAAAGAAGATAGATGAAGTTCTGCACGCTGCCCGGAAAGTCCATCATTGCTCTCCCTCGTCGACCAGCACTGTTTTCGCTATGCGGAAGCCGATCATCGAGTCTGCAGTTACTACACAGATGTTGCGGAACGAAACTGCCACTGTTAAAGGATGGTCAACTGCGCTTCCGCCACGAAGAACCTTCCATTGATCTGTTTCCCCATACGGGTTTATTTCCAGTCCCTCCGAGTATCTGTCGCTGTTGTCGCTGCACAGTTCCCAGACGTTGCCGGACATATCGTAAAGCCCGAGTTCGTTCGGGCTCTTCAACCCGACCTCTCGAGTTCTGTCGGATGAGTTTTCAATATACCAGGCGACCTCATCGACGTCGTTACTTCCGGCGAAGATATAATCTCTGCTCTTGTTCCCTCCCCTGGCCGCGTATTCCCATTCGGCCTCGGTCGGCAACCTGTAGCCGGCGACTCTTCTTAAGTCGGTCGTGTGTGAGCCGTCGCAATCAAGCAACTTTCCCAATTCATCATACGCCGGGGGCAGGCCTTCCTTTTCGCTCAACCAGTTGCAGTAAGCGATGGCTTCGAACCAGTTAACACGAACGGCCGGCTTTCTGACATTCGGGAAGTATCTATCTATGAATTCTTCTGCGCCCGTTTCCCTGCAGAACCTCGAGTACTCCTGACACGTGACGGTGTATTTGCCGATATAGAAATCATAGGTAAGTATCACATAGAGGGTCTTCCGCTCTTTTCCGTTTTCTCCCTCCCATACCTCGCTCATCTCGAACTCGCCGTTCTCGACAAAGACGAGATCGTTTTCAGATGTTTCCTGCTGGTGGTTCCCTCTCTGCTCGGAAACAGGTGGATTGAGCCTTGCGGGATCTCCCGAGTACCTCCAGACGGTAATGAAGCCGCTATACCTGCTACGGTACTTCTTCACCCTGTTCGTGTATTCCGGCCAGGGTTCATAAAAACCGGCCATGCCGACGATGTATTCGGGCAGGGGATTGTTGGGGTAGAATATCGTTCTGGCGAGGATCTGCTCTCTGTGACCGAATTCTGTCCAGTTCATGCCGAAGCCGTGCTGCGGAACTACGAGGATCTTCGGAGTGATCCGGTTTTCCAGGTAAAGCGCCTGGTAGGCAGCAACAGCCTCGGTATTGAGAAAGAAGAAGGAAAAGCGTTTCGGGTTGTGCGTCTCGTCGTACTCCTCAGTCCTCTCGAGGATGAACCATTCGGCGAAGGGCTCCTTCTGGATCTCACGCCACGAGTTAGGGTTTCCGTCTCCCTCGGCGGGCAAAACCTTCTTCCACGAAGTATTCAGAATGCCTCGATATCCTGCGAAGTAACCTCTTTCGCGGTCTCCACGGAAGCGATCGAACCGCCTCTCTCCTCGCGGATCGTCCTCGCGGTAATACCACGTAAGCGCGTCCCATCCACCCGGGTGGAGTCTATAGGGGTCTATCGATTCTTGTCGGATCACTCTGTAACCTTTGAACCCGTACTCGGCCATATCCTGCAACAGATCTTCTCGGCTTATGTAGTAGTCGATGTACACGAAGCTGTAAGCGTTTCCCATGTAGCATTTAACAAAATGGCCGTGAAGGCCGCTGGCAAGGTAGCAGAGAGAGTCCTGCAGTATGTTTCTTATGTCGAACTCCCCTGGGTTTCTGATCCATTCCGGCATTTCCATTGACGGTAGTTCCGTCATCAAACTGACCACTCCTCCTCATGATTTTTCGCGATCGCAATCGCTGCCCGATAAACGGGTCGATTATCTTCTCTGACCTCACTACAACCGCACAATGGGATTGTCACTGGATCGGAAACGAGAGAAAGTCTGCTGGCTCGATATTCTGCGGAGCTGAGTGATATTGCTGTTCGGACTGTCCGATGCTCAAAAAAGCTACAAGAAAGACAGCACCGGCTGGATACAACGGCGAACAGAAATGTTCGTGTGGGATTTGGATTCTGAAAGTCGACTTAAGGATACTAAGGTGTCCGTGGTTTCTGCTTCGACACAAGTACCTGATTTCGATAGGGTATGATCTACCTTGGAGACCTCGATTAAACGGTTCTTGAGTAACGGAGTGAATTCACATCCTGTAGATTCGAATTGTCTAGAACAACTAAGTTAATTATACAGCAAAGTTCATGCCCGTAAGTTACGGCGTTATATCTATAATAATCATCTATTCATTACGAAATACTTACATAATTGACGGATGAATCCGTTGACTCGTCTCTCTTGCCCGAAAGAGACGGCCCCTAGTAGATCACGAACAGTCTCACAATACTAGAGCTGTCACGTTTGGGGCCGATCGACTCTCCCCAAGTTTAGCGGACGTGTCGAGGAAAGAGTCTTCGCCACGTCATCACTTCTTTCTGACGATATCCGGTATCCTGATCTCTTCCAATGCGTCAATCCCCATGCCACTCAAGAAGATGGCTGCCTTTGCCTCGCGGATCAGATGCCTTCCGTAGTCGCTACGCAGGACTCTCAAGACTTCAAGAGGATCATACTCTTCCCTTACTCTCAGAGCTACGTGCTCTCTCGAAAGAATCACCGTCTCATCGTCAAGGATATCTCCGAGAATACCTACACCCTCAGCTCCAGGACCAACACAGATAACAATGTCAGACTTTCTCAGGGTCCTGGATTCTGCGACCTCCAACTGAGTCCTGCTATGCCTCGTCGAGCGGTACAAATCTATGACGCCTTCCGAATCGGTCGCCACTCTCTCCAGAAGATAGATCCTGCCCGATTCTTCATCCCCATGAAGCGGTGTCTCCGAATTCATGCCGTTCTCACGGTCGTAACCGACCCTCTCTGGATTCCCGCCGGTAATGAACTCACCAATCTCTTTAAGCTCGATCATCGGGGCGTTGATAAGTTCTTCATAACTTACTTCCTTTCTCCCGGGCAAACCTGCAGATATCGCGTAATCTCGCGGTCTCAGGGTGTATCCGTTTGCCGCAATCGTCTGAATCGAGACTATGCCGCTTCGATTCGGCCGTGAGACCCATTCCCTGTACTGCTCTGTAAGTCTCGATGGCCAATCGATCGGGTTCCGTATGTCGAACCAGTCGATCTGCTTTTCCGATTCGGGAACCACAAGCAGCACTTTTCCCCTTCTTTGATCAGGTTTGGATTTGTTTATTAGGAGAATGCTTGTCTCTCTTCGAAGAAAGTTGCCCTTGCCGACGGGAAGCTCTATTACTGCCTCCAGCCAGTCGTTGTCGACTATCTCACGGACCGGGTCTTCAAGTGCTATTGTCTCGATAAGGCTTACCATTTTCCCCGTTGGCTTCAGACATTCGATTCCGTGTTTAATGTAGCTCCACTGGCTTCCAGGAACCTTGGATACCTCCAGATTGTCTCTTGTCACATACCCGGTCTTGATTCTGAAAGAGAGAAGCTTCTCGCTGGATGGCGGCTCGAGTATCACCCTGTCGTACTGAGAATTCGACAGGAGTGAACCGTCTTCCGGCCTGGCCAGCGGGTCTCCCTGCTTCAGATTCACGGCATTCAATCCGAGTAGAATCAAAGCCATCTTTCCGATCCTGTGTCTGTACGGGTCTGCCTCCAGGCCGGCGTATTCGAGGTTTTCGAGGGTATTGTTCTTGAAGATGCCGTAAAGGATCCTGCCGAAGCCCGTTGCAGGATCGTATATGCTCATTCCATGATGGACATCCAGCAATTCGACCATTGAATCGATGACCTGCGGGGGCGCCGCCGAATCTCCTTCAAGCAAGTCGGATTCCATGGATACCGAGAGCAAAGCCTCGTACAGAGAGCCACTTTTTTTGAATATATCCACCATCGCAAGTCTATCCACGAACGAGTCGGCGTAAGCACATGTCTTCTGAAGCAGCTCGGGCCCTTCGCTGAAGATCCACACGTACCTGCCTTCATATTCGATGAATCTGAACCGGGGATACCTGCTGATTATCTCCTTCAAGGCCTTCTCTATCAGCACTGCCCTTTCAATTCCGCTCTTGCCGAAGAGAGCGAATTCTTCGAAGACATCGAAGTAGTTCTCTCGAAACGAGTTCTTTCTGAGCAACATGTTGGTCCATAAGTACTCGATAGCCCTTTCCGAAAGGCTTCGGTCTTCCTCTCTCAATTTGAACAGAAGATAGACAAAATTCTCTGCAAAACTTGCAAGATCCATTTCAAGCCCCCTTTTTCATTATTGATGCAATCGGAGATCTCACTCTTACTGTCTCAACGTGAAATCCACGGAATTTCGCTTAATGTTTTTTTCCGTTCTTCACCTCCTGCAATCTTAATGCTCGTAACTTCACAGGCTTCACCATAACCGACAGTCACCGGAGCAACCGATAGCTCGGGTTTGACCTGTGTATTGTGATGAAACAAGCACTTTCGTTATATGTGAATAGAGAATTTCGCCAAAAACAATCGCAAACCGTGACGGAAGACTGCCTTGTCCATGGCTTTGGAAATGGGATACGATTCAACTACCGCATGCCTTCCTTCGCACAGGATCTTTCTCGGGTGAGTGACGGCAATGAATAATGTTGTTAGACGTAACGGCAAGACTATATATTTGATTATATCAGGAGTGAGATACGCATTGTTTACGCAACTGAAAACTGTACAATGGTAGTAAAGTTAAGATCTCTATTTAGGAGGCAGTTCTTGAAAGGTATTCTTGTCTGTGGAAAAGAAGGTAGAAGAAGAAGCGATTACTTGCTGCAGAAGATCCAGAAGAGCTACAGCGAGGATCCCTTCTCGTTTCTCTTCGTCGGACCCTCCTCATTCTTTCTGCAAACTGTGAAAGATTCCTTGTTGAATAGCGGGCTTTCGATTGCCGCCGGACAGTTCTCTACGGAGAGATCTCTGGCCATGAAGATAGTGAGGGAGATGTTCCCGGATCGCAGAGCCGTTCCCGAAAGAGGCGAACGAATAGAGATCGCTAAGGCCTTCGAAAAGGTCAAGAATTACTATCCTTCAGAAAAGGCCACGAGCTACTTTCATGAAGCCATCGTAGTCTTGAAGGAGAATTTCGGAAATTTCGAGACGGCGTTCGGGAGAGAAGACGTCGTTCCCGAGGTTCTGAAGAAAGTCTACGCAGAGCTTCAAGAACACTTTGAAGAAGGCAAGCTTTTCGATTCATACGATGCTATGAGGCTGGCGGCAGAGCAAACCGATCTCGAAAGAGGCGCTTTCGGAAATACTCTGTTCATAGACGGTTTCTACGATTTCAGTCCGGCAACCAGGGTTTTTCTGAAGAATATTATGCGTTGTTTCGACGAGGTCTATCTCTCATGTCCTGAAGATAGTGATAGAAAAAATCTGTTCAGGGAAAGTCAAACCATTTCAGCTCTCTTCGAGGGCATCGACTTCGACACGATAAATGTTGATCGAAGCGAAAGCGGCACACTTACAAAAGTAAAGGAGATTCTCTTCTCGGATCGGGAAGAGTTCAATGACACCGGGTGTGAAAACGCTGAGATTGTCGAGTGCAACGATCTGTACGGAGAAGTCGACTTCGTCGCCAGGGAAGTAAAGAGGGCGATAGCGAAGGGAGAACTGAAGCCGGAGGAGATAGAGATTGTAATACCGAATCAGGATTACTGGAGGGTGTTGAAGAAGTCGCTGAACGACTTCGGAATCCCAGTAGTGAGCAAGAATTCGGTTTCCTTGCTCGAGTCGAAGAGCATCCAGACCCTTCTACTGCCGCTTGAAGTGGTATCCGATTCTTTCGAGCCTTCGGGAATCCTCGAAATGATAGATGCCGGATACGGTGGCGGTACCATAGATTCCGTTCTTTTCGAGAAGGTAATGGCTTCGGCCGGTCTGCAGTTCGAAATGTCTGGAGCCACGGCAGAGGATGCAAAGAAGGTGTGGCTGGAGAAGCTCAATTCATACAGAGGTTTTCTCCAAACCAAATCTTCGAGTCTCCTTTCCAGTGACGATCTTGACGACGACTTCTCTGCTCTTTCCCAAATCCAGGAGATAAAAGAAGAGATACGGTTCATAGACGATGCTGCCAAACCGGCTGTCAAAAGGGTTTTTTCACTTCTCAATAGCATCGAGAGAAATGTAGCGATGCCTCTTTCAAAATATGAAGACTTCTTCCGAGTCTGTGAAGAGCGGCTTGGATTAAGAGAGCTTCCGGAAAACAAGGAAAAGATTTTAGCCTCTGAAAACATTGCCTGCGTCGAACAGTTCATTCAAAGAGCCGTTCCTTCACACGCCGGGATTCTTGAAGCTATGGAAATCACCGAGTACGATCCAGAAAAATACTACAAGTCTCTCATGAAGTATCTGGAAGGCGAGGATCTGCGGGGCGAGGCCAATATGGGCGGTGGAGTCGAAGTCCTCTCGCTGATCGACTCTCGATACACTTCGAAAAAGGGCAAGTATTTCATGGGATTCAACGAGGGAAATTACCCGGTTTTGTCTCTCAATCCACTCTATGCGGGCGCTCAGTACTCCGAGCCCCGAGCCAAGGACATCCTGGGCATTCAGGAGAACAGGCAGAAGCTGGGCCTTTTTCTGGCGATAAGCGGCGCACAGGAGAGGCTCTGCATAACTTTCTCGAATTCCACGGTCGATGGAAACGTCTTGATGAAGTCTCCTTACGAAGGGTCGATTCTTGGGGCATTCGGCAAATCGGAGCCCAGGCCCCACGGCCGCGTAGAAGGGAAGCGCACCGATCTCGTGTCCTCGCCGTCGGAGGCTATGAGCCCGGCGGATTACAAGCTCTCGATAGCTAGTCTATTCAGGGAGAGCCCCGAGCAATGGGAGATACATAAAGACTCGGAAACAGTCTCCACTCTGGAGAAGAACCTGAGCTCGATCACAAACGACTTTTCCTTCAAGGGCCCCGGTGTGAAAGCAGCCGAGGAGCTGACGGAGAAATGTATAAGCTTCTCTACGGTCGGGACCTACTGCAAGTGCAAATTCAAGTATTTCTTGAACTATGTGCTGGGTTTGCAGCCTGTTCCGGAGGAGATACTAGAGCTTTCTCATATGGATGCGGGGAGCGTTTTCCATGCCGTTCTCAGCGATCACCTCGGAAGTGGCGTCCCGCTAGATGAAAGCCTCGAGAAGAATCTCCGGAGGTTTTCTGGCGGCATAAACAAATCGCTCTTCAAGAGGCGCTATGATCAGATGCTGAGAGTCCTTGAGGATTATCTAGAGTTTGATAGGTTGAGAAGCAGCAAACTGGGTGAGCGCGTTCTTCATACAGAATTCGCATTTGGCTTTGATGATTCAAAGTTTTCTTCTCTTCATCTAACCACCAAAATATGCTTTCGGGGTTTTATTGACAGGATAGATATGCTGGAGAACGAGAGTCTATTCATAATAGATTACAAGAGCGGCACAAGTATGACTTCTGCCGTTCCTGAACAGCTCATCATATACTCTATGGCCGTTGAACAGGCATTTTCGAATGAAGGCCGAAAGGTAGATGGAGGAGAATTCCGATCAATTAAGGGCAAGAAGAAGGGCAAACCCTTTCGTGTGGAGGATAAAGACGGAGAAAGAGTCTGGAGTTTCCGCAAAGGCTTGAATTTCATAACATGTGATCCAATTGAAGGTGGAAAGATCACAGATTCCGAACTAACCGTCGGAGTGGAGGCGGTGCTTCAAAGCATAATGTCTGGGGAGTTTTCGGCTGAGACACAGAAAAAGGAAGAACCTAAAGACTGCTTCTTGTGTGACTTCAGGGAAGTCTGCGATCTTCTGAAGTGGAGACAGAAGGGTGGGCCAAGCGATGAATAAGAACACATTCATCTCCGCTTCTGCAGGCACCGGCAAGACATACAGGCTGGTGGAGGAATACATGGAAATTCTTCGCTCCGACGAAAAGCTGGGCATCGAAAACATCCTGGCGATTACCTTCACTGAAAAGGCCGCTGCAGAGATGAAGGAGAGAGTGGCGAAGGCGATACTGGAACAAATAGATGAAGCTGCCAGCGAAAGCGAGCGAAAGAGATGGAAAGAGATCAATTCAAGGGTTATGCACGCCTGGATCTCTACTATCCACTCCTTCTGCGCGAGAATACTCAGGGAGTCTATTCTGAATACGAATTCCGATCTAGATCCTGGATTCTCGATCATTACGGGAACGAAGAAGATACTCGAACTTCAGGCCCTTGGAAGATTCTTCTCGCGCAACCTCGATTCTCTCGACGAAATGATAGACATCTACGGTCTGGACAAAACTTACAAAATCCTCGAAGAGTGCCTGTCCAAGAAGAGACACAACATGTATCTCTACAGCCCACTTGATAACAAAGATAAGGAAGAGAACGCCGAGAAAATCTCCAGAGCGACAGCTGTCTGTCACGAAGCATTTGTGAAGCTCAATAAGGAATACGAGGAACTGACTCTGAAGAAGGCACAGCTCGACTTCGAGCAGTTGCTGGAAGAGACAAGGAAGATGCTGAACGACAACCCCAAGATAGCAGAGGTGTATTCCAGGAGATTCAAGTACATTTTAGTGGACGAGTTCCAGGATACGGACGAGCTTCAGGCGGAGATTATCAGTAAGTTGACGGCTTCGGGGAATGTTAAGGTGCTTTTTGTCGGGGACGACAAGCAGTCGATATACCGGTTCAGGGGAGCGAACGTCGAGATCTTCAATCTGACAAGAAGGGAATTCGAAGAAAGGGACGACGACACGGACACTCTCGGAAAATCATACAGATCGTACCCGGAGATTGTGACGTTCCACAACATATTCTTCAAGAAAGTGATGAGCAACCCAATGCTTGAGGCATTTGCGTCGAGGTACGGCAAAGATGTGGAGGCCCTAGAGCCTCACGGTAACAAGAGAGAAAAGCGAGTAAGAATACTTGAAAGCAAAGATAAAGACCACGCAGGACCCGTCGCTGCTTACATACGTTCGCTTCTGGATGAGGTGCTCGATTTCAGAGAGGGAAAATCTGTTGTAACGCGCAAGATACGGCCAGGGGGCATAGCTATACTCCTCAGAAAATTCAAGAACGTCGAGCAGTATCAGGAGGCGCTTGAAGCAAATCGGATTCCTTACTATACGGTGGGCTCTAGAAAGTTCTTCCAGCGGCCCGAGATAGCCGGACTGATAGCATTCGTCAGTTTTCTCGGCAATCCCGCAGACGACAGGGCCTTCCTGTCATTCTTCCTTTCTCCAGCATGGGGAGGCACGCTTCAGGATGCGGCGAGACTCAAGGAGAAATACAGTCACTTCTATGATTGCATCATGAGGAGCAATGATGAATCCTTCGTCGATCTTCGCACGATCATAACAAGGTATTCGCGCCTTGCAAGACTACTTAAGCCGGGAGAAATTCTCGACTCCTTCGTCGGAGAGACGGACTACCTTCCTAAGATGACGCTCCTTGCAATGCCCGAGCAGTGTCTGGCCAACGTGATCAAATTCCTTCAAATATCCAAGGAGCTCGACTCTCTCGGGATAAGTTTGAGGGAGTTTTCGAAGAACATCAAATTGTATTCCGAGGAGGCAGACGAGGGCGAAGCGGCCCTGGAGAACGAGAAGAGCGACAGCGTGAAGATAATGACAGTCCACCAGGCAAAGGGGCTGGAATTTCCCGTTGTGATCGTTGCAGAGATGACGGAGAATCCGAGGAAAGAGACCCCTTCAATGCTTTTCGACACAGCTTCGAAAGGCTTCACTCTTTACAGCAAGGAACTAACGACGGATGACCTAGACTTGGTGTATAGAGCAGATCTGAGAAAACAGGTCGAAGAAGAGAAGAGAACCCTCTATGTTGCGCTTACAAGGCCCCGGGAAATACTTGTGATGAATGTCGACAAAGAGGCCATGGAGAAGGCGCTGAAAAAGAAGAAAGACGATACGGATATCGGCTGGCTTCCTCAGATAGTGATTGGCCTCTATAACGAAGAAACGGGACAGCTGGAGGAAGAACTCGAGGACCTGGTTACTTTTGTGAAGGCCCCGACTCTCCTTGAAGGTTCGGAAACTCGACGTGTAGAAACCCCGTGGGAAGAGCCCGATATCGATTACATGAAACGCTTCGATCATCTCAAATTCAGGAGAATAGTCTCGCCCACCAAGCTCGACTACGATGACAAACCGAAGGTGATTCTGGAGATCGACAGTATCGAAAGAACCTCACGATCCTCTATAGCCGAAGGGCTGTACGTTCACAGGATCTTCGAGCAGCTCGGAAACCCCGCTGGAAGACCAAAGGGAAAGAGACTGAATGAGATTCTGAGCGATCCTGAACTTCTAGGAGGGTCGGCAACCCCTGAAAGGGCAAAGGAGATCCTGGAGCAATTGAAGCGACTTGGCAATCACGAGATAATTCGCGAAATCGAGGACTCAGAGGCTTGTAGAAGTGAAGTGCGCTTCGAGAGAGCCTTCGGCAAGTTCATACTGGCAGGCGTAATCGACAAACTCTACAAGACACCCGACGGCTGGAAGATCGTCGACTTCAAGCTGGCCGAAAAGAGAGATGACATGCTTGGCAAATACAGGTTCCAGATGGAATTCTACCTGTATCTTCTGAAGAATTCTCTCGACCCTGTTTCGGCGACTATTCTGTATCTCAAAGACGGCGATACGGAGACCGTGACCCTCCAAAACACTCGCGACTTCGAAATCAGCCTCGAAGACTATGTGACCCATCAAAGAGAAGAAATATGAAGAACAGTCTCTGAACGGGCATGTTGTATGGAACGTACTGGAGAACGGAGAGCTTCATTGCCTGCCCAGTGAGACTCCGTCTAGAAGGAGTGAGCTCTTTGAACGGAAAGGTGAGAGAACGGCTGGCGGATCTGGTGAAGACGCACAGTGTAGGTATACTGAATCGGCCGGATAAGGTCGAGGCCTTGCTCAAAACATCCTTCGGGGAATCTGAAACCGAGATAACGGCTATCGTAACAGCTCTGAGAGAGGGCTTGCTGAGCGAGCTACTTAAAGGCGAAGACTCCTCTGCACAGAATACTGCAGTTGCAGGCCTTTCCCAACGACTAAGAGACAACTACGGCATGAATGAAGAGGCCGCGACCTGGGCTATAGAAAGCATAGCCCTAGCGCTTGGGAAGCTGACGCCGACCGGAACTGAATCTTCCGGGATAAAGACGGCAAATGGGGACGAACTGGTCCATGTCGAGGGCGGTACTTTTGTCATGGGGGACACCTGGGGAGACGGAGACGACGTTGAGAAACCGGCACACAGAGTGAATATCACTTGCGATCTCTACGTCGGCAAGTATCCTGTGACCTTCGAAGAATACGACAGGTTTTGCATGGAGACAGGAGCCACGGAACCG
Encoded proteins:
- a CDS encoding formylglycine-generating enzyme family protein, translating into MTELPSMEMPEWIRNPGEFDIRNILQDSLCYLASGLHGHFVKCYMGNAYSFVYIDYYISREDLLQDMAEYGFKGYRVIRQESIDPYRLHPGGWDALTWYYREDDPRGERRFDRFRGDRERGYFAGYRGILNTSWKKVLPAEGDGNPNSWREIQKEPFAEWFILERTEEYDETHNPKRFSFFFLNTEAVAAYQALYLENRITPKILVVPQHGFGMNWTEFGHREQILARTIFYPNNPLPEYIVGMAGFYEPWPEYTNRVKKYRSRYSGFITVWRYSGDPARLNPPVSEQRGNHQQETSENDLVFVENGEFEMSEVWEGENGKERKTLYVILTYDFYIGKYTVTCQEYSRFCRETGAEEFIDRYFPNVRKPAVRVNWFEAIAYCNWLSEKEGLPPAYDELGKLLDCDGSHTTDLRRVAGYRLPTEAEWEYAARGGNKSRDYIFAGSNDVDEVAWYIENSSDRTREVGLKSPNELGLYDMSGNVWELCSDNSDRYSEGLEINPYGETDQWKVLRGGSAVDHPLTVAVSFRNICVVTADSMIGFRIAKTVLVDEGEQ
- a CDS encoding HsdM family class I SAM-dependent methyltransferase — translated: MDLASFAENFVYLLFKLREEDRSLSERAIEYLWTNMLLRKNSFRENYFDVFEEFALFGKSGIERAVLIEKALKEIISRYPRFRFIEYEGRYVWIFSEGPELLQKTCAYADSFVDRLAMVDIFKKSGSLYEALLSVSMESDLLEGDSAAPPQVIDSMVELLDVHHGMSIYDPATGFGRILYGIFKNNTLENLEYAGLEADPYRHRIGKMALILLGLNAVNLKQGDPLARPEDGSLLSNSQYDRVILEPPSSEKLLSFRIKTGYVTRDNLEVSKVPGSQWSYIKHGIECLKPTGKMVSLIETIALEDPVREIVDNDWLEAVIELPVGKGNFLRRETSILLINKSKPDQRRGKVLLVVPESEKQIDWFDIRNPIDWPSRLTEQYREWVSRPNRSGIVSIQTIAANGYTLRPRDYAISAGLPGRKEVSYEELINAPMIELKEIGEFITGGNPERVGYDRENGMNSETPLHGDEESGRIYLLERVATDSEGVIDLYRSTRHSRTQLEVAESRTLRKSDIVICVGPGAEGVGILGDILDDETVILSREHVALRVREEYDPLEVLRVLRSDYGRHLIREAKAAIFLSGMGIDALEEIRIPDIVRKK
- a CDS encoding PD-(D/E)XK nuclease family protein, which codes for MKGILVCGKEGRRRSDYLLQKIQKSYSEDPFSFLFVGPSSFFLQTVKDSLLNSGLSIAAGQFSTERSLAMKIVREMFPDRRAVPERGERIEIAKAFEKVKNYYPSEKATSYFHEAIVVLKENFGNFETAFGREDVVPEVLKKVYAELQEHFEEGKLFDSYDAMRLAAEQTDLERGAFGNTLFIDGFYDFSPATRVFLKNIMRCFDEVYLSCPEDSDRKNLFRESQTISALFEGIDFDTINVDRSESGTLTKVKEILFSDREEFNDTGCENAEIVECNDLYGEVDFVAREVKRAIAKGELKPEEIEIVIPNQDYWRVLKKSLNDFGIPVVSKNSVSLLESKSIQTLLLPLEVVSDSFEPSGILEMIDAGYGGGTIDSVLFEKVMASAGLQFEMSGATAEDAKKVWLEKLNSYRGFLQTKSSSLLSSDDLDDDFSALSQIQEIKEEIRFIDDAAKPAVKRVFSLLNSIERNVAMPLSKYEDFFRVCEERLGLRELPENKEKILASENIACVEQFIQRAVPSHAGILEAMEITEYDPEKYYKSLMKYLEGEDLRGEANMGGGVEVLSLIDSRYTSKKGKYFMGFNEGNYPVLSLNPLYAGAQYSEPRAKDILGIQENRQKLGLFLAISGAQERLCITFSNSTVDGNVLMKSPYEGSILGAFGKSEPRPHGRVEGKRTDLVSSPSEAMSPADYKLSIASLFRESPEQWEIHKDSETVSTLEKNLSSITNDFSFKGPGVKAAEELTEKCISFSTVGTYCKCKFKYFLNYVLGLQPVPEEILELSHMDAGSVFHAVLSDHLGSGVPLDESLEKNLRRFSGGINKSLFKRRYDQMLRVLEDYLEFDRLRSSKLGERVLHTEFAFGFDDSKFSSLHLTTKICFRGFIDRIDMLENESLFIIDYKSGTSMTSAVPEQLIIYSMAVEQAFSNEGRKVDGGEFRSIKGKKKGKPFRVEDKDGERVWSFRKGLNFITCDPIEGGKITDSELTVGVEAVLQSIMSGEFSAETQKKEEPKDCFLCDFREVCDLLKWRQKGGPSDE
- a CDS encoding UvrD-helicase domain-containing protein; amino-acid sequence: MNKNTFISASAGTGKTYRLVEEYMEILRSDEKLGIENILAITFTEKAAAEMKERVAKAILEQIDEAASESERKRWKEINSRVMHAWISTIHSFCARILRESILNTNSDLDPGFSIITGTKKILELQALGRFFSRNLDSLDEMIDIYGLDKTYKILEECLSKKRHNMYLYSPLDNKDKEENAEKISRATAVCHEAFVKLNKEYEELTLKKAQLDFEQLLEETRKMLNDNPKIAEVYSRRFKYILVDEFQDTDELQAEIISKLTASGNVKVLFVGDDKQSIYRFRGANVEIFNLTRREFEERDDDTDTLGKSYRSYPEIVTFHNIFFKKVMSNPMLEAFASRYGKDVEALEPHGNKREKRVRILESKDKDHAGPVAAYIRSLLDEVLDFREGKSVVTRKIRPGGIAILLRKFKNVEQYQEALEANRIPYYTVGSRKFFQRPEIAGLIAFVSFLGNPADDRAFLSFFLSPAWGGTLQDAARLKEKYSHFYDCIMRSNDESFVDLRTIITRYSRLARLLKPGEILDSFVGETDYLPKMTLLAMPEQCLANVIKFLQISKELDSLGISLREFSKNIKLYSEEADEGEAALENEKSDSVKIMTVHQAKGLEFPVVIVAEMTENPRKETPSMLFDTASKGFTLYSKELTTDDLDLVYRADLRKQVEEEKRTLYVALTRPREILVMNVDKEAMEKALKKKKDDTDIGWLPQIVIGLYNEETGQLEEELEDLVTFVKAPTLLEGSETRRVETPWEEPDIDYMKRFDHLKFRRIVSPTKLDYDDKPKVILEIDSIERTSRSSIAEGLYVHRIFEQLGNPAGRPKGKRLNEILSDPELLGGSATPERAKEILEQLKRLGNHEIIREIEDSEACRSEVRFERAFGKFILAGVIDKLYKTPDGWKIVDFKLAEKRDDMLGKYRFQMEFYLYLLKNSLDPVSATILYLKDGDTETVTLQNTRDFEISLEDYVTHQREEI